In Thermodesulfovibrionales bacterium, the following are encoded in one genomic region:
- a CDS encoding NAD(P)-dependent oxidoreductase: protein MNALVTGATGFIGSHLVDGLVKEGYRVICLVRKTSSLRWLEGLDIGIFYGDCEDEDSLQSLPVDFDYVFHLAGLTKAKRAEDFFCANAKGTENLLRIISRRAGRLKRFVYLSSLAAAGPSSDGKPSIETMEPNPVSSYGRSKLEGERATWRHRDVIPVTIIRPPAVYGPRDRDFHLFFRMVKKGFYPYWGKCYYSLLYIDDLVRGLIEASVARKAATGVYFLSDGMVYSNEDIMNEIREVLGTKVLKVRIPKAIMSLVAGIGEGIGRGTSIINRDKMKELSHSFWVCDPKKAEREYGFMPKVLLKEGIKWTADWYRIHQWL from the coding sequence ATGAATGCCCTTGTAACAGGCGCTACCGGATTTATCGGCAGTCATCTCGTGGATGGATTGGTCAAGGAGGGTTACAGGGTTATATGCCTCGTCAGAAAGACCTCCAGCCTGAGATGGCTAGAGGGTCTTGATATTGGCATCTTTTACGGAGACTGCGAAGACGAAGATTCCCTGCAGTCCTTGCCGGTTGACTTCGATTACGTATTCCATCTTGCCGGGCTGACAAAGGCGAAAAGAGCTGAAGATTTTTTTTGCGCCAATGCGAAAGGCACAGAGAATCTTCTCAGGATTATTTCGAGGAGGGCGGGGCGATTGAAACGCTTTGTCTATCTCAGCAGCCTTGCAGCCGCAGGACCGAGCAGCGATGGTAAGCCCTCGATCGAGACGATGGAGCCGAATCCCGTTTCGAGTTATGGCAGGTCCAAACTCGAAGGCGAACGTGCCACATGGAGACACCGAGACGTGATCCCGGTGACGATCATTAGGCCGCCTGCCGTTTATGGCCCGAGGGACAGAGATTTCCATCTCTTTTTTCGGATGGTCAAGAAGGGCTTTTATCCTTACTGGGGAAAATGTTATTATTCACTTCTCTATATAGACGATCTTGTTAGGGGATTGATTGAGGCCTCGGTGGCAAGAAAAGCTGCGACCGGAGTGTATTTTTTGTCGGACGGTATGGTTTACTCGAACGAGGATATCATGAATGAGATAAGAGAAGTACTGGGCACGAAGGTCCTGAAGGTAAGGATCCCGAAGGCCATCATGAGTCTTGTCGCAGGAATCGGAGAAGGAATCGGCAGGGGGACATCGATCATTAACAGGGATAAGATGAAGGAACTGAGTCATTCATTCTGGGTGTGCGATCCGAAGAAGGCGGAGAGAGAATATGGTTTTATGCCCAAAGTTCTGTTAAAGGAAGGAATAAAATGGACAGCAGATTGGTACAGGATTCATCAATGGCTGTGA
- the htpX gene encoding zinc metalloprotease HtpX, translating to MNTLKTVVLLVLLTLIFVWAGAAFGGKQGMTIALLMAFMMNVFAYWFSDKMVLRMYGAREVTESEAPELFGIVRRLSQKAQMPLPRVYVIEEDQPNAFATGRNPEHAAVAVTTGIMRILSPEELTGVIGHELSRVRHRDILIGTIAATIAGAISYIAQIAQWTAIFGHRGDDDEGGSPLAALVMMIVGLIAALIVQMAISRSREYLADEGGARLSGNPRYLSRALRKLNAASQRIPMDANPATSHMFIVNPLSGGGIVRLFSTHPPIEERIARLDTMSL from the coding sequence ATGAACACGTTGAAGACTGTGGTTTTGCTTGTTCTTCTGACCCTTATCTTTGTTTGGGCCGGAGCCGCGTTCGGAGGAAAACAGGGGATGACCATAGCGCTCCTTATGGCCTTTATGATGAACGTATTCGCCTACTGGTTCAGCGATAAGATGGTTCTCAGAATGTATGGGGCGCGGGAAGTTACCGAGAGTGAGGCCCCTGAGCTCTTTGGCATTGTCAGGAGGCTCAGTCAGAAGGCCCAGATGCCCCTGCCCCGAGTGTACGTCATAGAAGAAGACCAACCGAACGCCTTTGCCACAGGAAGAAATCCTGAGCATGCTGCGGTCGCGGTGACGACAGGAATCATGAGGATTCTGAGCCCCGAGGAACTGACGGGTGTCATCGGTCATGAGCTTTCCCGTGTGAGACACCGGGACATTCTCATCGGTACCATTGCCGCAACCATAGCCGGTGCGATAAGTTATATTGCCCAGATTGCGCAGTGGACGGCAATCTTTGGACATCGTGGCGACGATGACGAAGGTGGGAGTCCTTTGGCTGCTCTTGTTATGATGATCGTTGGGCTGATAGCGGCCCTCATTGTCCAGATGGCCATATCCCGTTCCAGGGAATACCTGGCAGATGAAGGAGGAGCACGGCTTTCCGGCAACCCTCGGTACCTTTCACGAGCACTTCGCAAATTGAACGCAGCCTCTCAAAGAATACCCATGGACGCCAACCCTGCCACATCACATATGTTTATCGTGAACCCCCTATCGGGGGGAGGGATCGTTAGGCTCTTCAGCACACATCCACCGATTGAAGAGAGAATCGCGCGCCTTGACACAATGAGCCTTTAG